GACCAGATCTGGAATCACCTTCCGCTTGGGTAAGACCAACGTAAGCGGGCCTGGCCAAAACTGATCAGCCAGTTTTTTTGCTTGCTCGGAGAATCCTAATGTAAGCTCATCCAGATGCTTGATGTCAGATATATGCACGATCAAGGGATCGAAGTGCGGTCTTTGCTTGGCTTCAAAAATTCGGGCAACGGCTTCAGGGTTCAGCGCGTTCGCTCCCAAGCCATATACAGTTTCTGTCGCAAATGCAACAAGTTCTCCCTTTCGAATCAGATCGGCTCCTGCTCCGATATCCTTTGAAATTTTGCACTTCATCTTTAGTCTTTAAAACAGCTGAAATTAATCGACTTGTGGCGTGAACTTTCTTTTCGAAACTCAACTCATAACGAACCAAAAAAAGACTCTCGCATCATACCAGTCTTGATACCCGGGGCAACCGGAAAAGCACATTGCCTTGAAATCAGACCAGTTCGAATACGAGAGTCTTGATTTTATCAGGAACGAGCAAATACTCGATTCACAAAGGAGTTGAAATTAACCCGAAAACTGAAATCGGGCTGGATTTACCTGCTGTCGTGCTGGCAAATTGTTTACAAGTTCGCTTGGTTTTTGGCTTAAGATGGCACTGACCCCCGCTTCGAGGTCCCGATCAACAGGGCCGATTTCTTCCAATTCCCTTTCGGACATGTTGACATGAACATCAGGAGTCACCCCGGCTCCGGCCATTTCACGTCCTGTTGGCGAATAAAACTTGGCAGTCGTTAACCAGAATGTTCCAGAAACGGATTGTAATGGAAAGTGTGTCTGAACTGTTCCTTTTCCATAGGTTTTCCTACCGATAATCAGTCCACGGCGATTCTCCTGAACTGCAGCGGCAAAAATCTCACTCGCACTGGCACTGTCACCGTCAACTAACACGACGAGCGGTATTTTCCAGGTTTGTGCATGAGTGGCTGATTCCACAGAATTATCGCCCTGGTTTCGGCCCCGAGTAGAAACAATTTGACCAGCTGGAACAAATCGATTTGAGATCGAAATTGCTTCGGTTAGTAAACCTCCCGGATTCCCACGTAAATCAAACACAAGTGATTTCATACCTTGTCGATGCAGGCTCCACAATGCCTGATCCAATTCCTGAACCGCCCCTTCACCAAATTTTTCTAATCGAATCAAGCCGATTTTTTGTTGTGCATCAACCATTTTCACTTCGCTTATGTTCGTAATACGAATGGATTGACGGCTGAGATTTACTGTTGCATCTCGATTTCCCCTACGCACATCTAGAGAAACAGTGGAACCAGCAGGGCCGGTGATCAAATTTGCCACTTCATCAAGAGAGAGACCCCTTAATGACCGTTGGTTGGCTCCGACAATCACATCTCCACGTTGCAGTCCCGCCTTCTCAGCGGAACCACCTTTGAGAGTTCGTAAGATAACAGCTCCTTCCCGGTGCGTTTTCAGTTGTACCCCTACCCCCACTATATTGTTGCCACCTGCATCCACACGAGGACCTGACACACTGGGGGTAAATTCAAAGCGTGAGTGCTTATCAAGTGCTTCTAATGAACCATAGGCAAATTCATAAATGACTGCAGTTGCCTGTATTTGCAGCTGACTTCCCGCGATATCTGCTGCCTGTCGCAACACCGTTACCGCTTCTTGAGCGTTACGGGCGGGACTTTGGTTCATCAATTGTTGCCAACTTCGTTGCGCCAGTTGAACTCGTTCGGGTGACGCTGAAACACGATTGACACTCATAAATTGTTGATTTTCGACCGCAAAAATCAGGTTCTGTAATGATTTCTTTGTCCTCACGTCATAGGAAGGAGGTTGAACATGACGTGAATCAATCATCCGATTCACTTCCAGGTAAAATGAATATGCTCTTTGCGTATCTAGATTCTGCAAAGTCGCGATTACCGAAGGATTGGAGTATCGCTGCGATAATTTATTCCGCAATTCCTGATTCGGATCAATTGGAGTTTGATTGGGAAATTTGGTTTCGTACCGATCTCGATCATATTGTGGTAAAGACCGCTGACGTAGTTCCCGAATTAACTCTCTTAATTTCTGGCTATCATAATCATCTTCAAAAGTATCAGGAGTTTGACGCCTTGGAAATGAGGATTGTCTTTCTCTATGTTCGTTTTCATACCGGTTTCGAAGACGATCAAGCTGCTGGTCATTTCCATACAGTAATCGTTCTAATTTTGATTGATAATCATCTGCCCCTGATTCATCTCTAACCGGGCGCTGCCTTTGATGACGACGATCCCTTGAATAGGAAGGAGGAAATAGATCTTCCCTTGAACGACTGTTATTTCGATCGTAAGACCGATGGTCGAAATCATCTCGATATGAATTGTACTCATCGGCATGTGCAAGCGTGGTGCATCCAGACAGGAAAACAGCTGTCATCAGTATGACCATTCCCCATACAACAAGACGAGCTGAATTAATGGTTTCGTTTTGACTAATTTTAAATTGTGATCGGTTCATGATCCCCTCCGAAATAAGTCGCCAGGCGACTCTAAAGTCCGGCTCATCAACTTCCTTTGTGATGGCTTAACGGAAACTATTGAATGAAAATAATTAACGGCGCACATAATATGTCCCGTTCTACTTTAGTTTTTTAAGCACATTGAGCACTCAATGCCTGATCGATTTGAGTCGAACTCGCAGAATCAATCGCATCTGATTTGCTCTCTCCCTCAATCAGCTCGCCTCGAATTACTCGAATGTGCTCAGGAGCATCGACCCCGATTTTGATGGCTCCTTTTCCCGTTTTCAAAATCTTGATCACGATATTGTCACCAATTTGAATTACTTCATCCCGTTTTCGTGTTAAAACTAACATCACAAATTCTCCTGTTATTGCTGACCACCAATATTCTTCCTTATTCAAAGTCATATTGATGTCATCTTGTTATAAGTAAGTGGCTGAAACAGATACATAGCATTCAGTGTGCCAATCGATGGCCAATATTTTCAATCCTGCTCTATATCCTTATATATTAAGACATTTAGTGTCTCTGGTGTCACTCAATACTAACTGGCACTCATCGTAGTGAGTGTAACATTGACAACATACCCGAAAACGACCCCAAACTTACAATGGATCAAACAATCATCCGTCCATTTTATGATTACACTTAAATGCTCCCAAACCGCCA
This genomic interval from Gimesia alba contains the following:
- a CDS encoding S41 family peptidase — its product is MNRSQFKISQNETINSARLVVWGMVILMTAVFLSGCTTLAHADEYNSYRDDFDHRSYDRNNSRSREDLFPPSYSRDRRHQRQRPVRDESGADDYQSKLERLLYGNDQQLDRLRNRYENEHRERQSSFPRRQTPDTFEDDYDSQKLRELIRELRQRSLPQYDRDRYETKFPNQTPIDPNQELRNKLSQRYSNPSVIATLQNLDTQRAYSFYLEVNRMIDSRHVQPPSYDVRTKKSLQNLIFAVENQQFMSVNRVSASPERVQLAQRSWQQLMNQSPARNAQEAVTVLRQAADIAGSQLQIQATAVIYEFAYGSLEALDKHSRFEFTPSVSGPRVDAGGNNIVGVGVQLKTHREGAVILRTLKGGSAEKAGLQRGDVIVGANQRSLRGLSLDEVANLITGPAGSTVSLDVRRGNRDATVNLSRQSIRITNISEVKMVDAQQKIGLIRLEKFGEGAVQELDQALWSLHRQGMKSLVFDLRGNPGGLLTEAISISNRFVPAGQIVSTRGRNQGDNSVESATHAQTWKIPLVVLVDGDSASASEIFAAAVQENRRGLIIGRKTYGKGTVQTHFPLQSVSGTFWLTTAKFYSPTGREMAGAGVTPDVHVNMSERELEEIGPVDRDLEAGVSAILSQKPSELVNNLPARQQVNPARFQFSG
- a CDS encoding carbon storage regulator; protein product: MLVLTRKRDEVIQIGDNIVIKILKTGKGAIKIGVDAPEHIRVIRGELIEGESKSDAIDSASSTQIDQALSAQCA